CATCGCACGACGCTCGACACGTTGGTTGCGCGCTTGAAGCTGAGTCGGGTAGATCCAAATGAGGTGCCGGCGAAGCTACGTGATTCCTTAGTTGAGAAGTATCGGGCGGGGGAGTCCCTAGCTGCGATCGGTGAAGAGTATGGGTTCAGCGCTAATAAGGTACAGCGGTTGCTCGTGTCGATGGGTGAACCGATCCGGCCACGTGGCCCAAAGAAGCCGACAATCACTGACGAGAAGGTCCAGCGGATGGTCTCGCGGTACGAGCAAGGCGAGGCGATTGCAGCTATAGCAGCATCAGCCGGCGTCAGCTACGCGCAGACCAGAGCATGCTTGCTCAATGCAGGCATACAGATGCGGTCGCGCGGGGGAGCGCGATAAATCGCGCCACCAGGAACGACCCGGCGCCCGCGGCTCCGCGCCGCTTGCGTCCAACGACAGCACCCCTCCTGAAGGAGGTTCAGGGTGGGACCAAGCCCGCGACAGCTGTAGTGCCCCGTTCACGCGCGGTGCGCCGAACGAGCACCTCGCGGCATCCGCCACGGTTTGCGCATCTAGGCTGCGAACAGGTAGGCCCAGAACTTCTTCGCTGGGCCGGAGACGAGCTTCTTCCACCTATTTCGTACTCCCCACCGAAGCTCCCGCGCGAATTTGCGGACGACGCCGGTTTTGAGGTCCGCCTCAATACGCGCACGGTGAGCGTATTCAGCGTCCAGGTCCTTTCTCATCTGAAGCGCCATGCGAGCGACACGGCGAGAGTGTCTGGGTATCCGTTCCCCGCGGAGCCAAGCGGCGACGGTTTCGAAGCCGGCCCACGCCATCTGTGCATACCCCCACCGAGGGACGGTCCACGGACTTAGCCCCTCACGGTCCGCACGCGAAAGCGCTCCGAGTCCATCCATCAGTTCAAGCGTGGCGGTTCGATGTCTTCCTTGTCCGCCGGCCATATTGGCTGCGCCAGCCGCGAGTCCGTTTGCGACGACGTCCCATTGCTCCTCGTAGGGTGTGCACTCATTACCAAATCCCGCCTCTGCCTCGGTCGAGTTCGCGTACTCAGCAAACCCGTAGAAGGCCATCATGACCTTCTGGACCTCCTCGCGAACTACCCGGGTCTGTTCATCGCGACGTCGCGCCCTCTCGTTGAAGAGAGTGATGCTTTGAGCAATGAGCACGCCAACGAGAGCAAAGGTGGGCACCGCCATAGCCACCCACAGCGGCGTCGAGGCTTCCATACGCTTGAGGGTATCGGTCATCGCGATCGGCCAGGCAACACCTTGAGGCACCACGCCGGCCGCGCCACGAATCGTTGGAGGTTGCGCCGGATATTGTCCGGCGGCAACCCCTGGATTCCGTGTCAGGATGAAGCGAGAGCAGCGTCGAGAGTCGAAGCGAACCCTGTTCTTCCCTCCCTCAGAAACTGAAAGAACGCGTCATAGTCGCGTGGGGTTAAGAAGTGGAACGCGTACTTTTCTGTGCCCAGCATCGCGTTCAGCACAGCGAAGTGAGCGGTTGCCGCCACAAATTTCGCGCGATTCTCATCTGACGGCTCATCGATCTCGTCGTCTCCCTTGATCTCGACGACTAGGATTCGACCTTTCGTCGCGATGAAGAAGTCCGGATTAAAGTGGCCTCGCCGAAAGTGTTCTCCCTTCCGCCATCCGAATTCGATCGAATAGAAATCCTGGTCCGTCGATTTGATCCA
The DNA window shown above is from Microbacterium proteolyticum and carries:
- a CDS encoding helix-turn-helix domain-containing protein — encoded protein: MPAKLRDSLVEKYRAGESLAAIGEEYGFSANKVQRLLVSMGEPIRPRGPKKPTITDEKVQRMVSRYEQGEAIAAIAASAGVSYAQTRACLLNAGIQMRSRGGAR